Proteins from a genomic interval of Polaribacter sp. Q13:
- a CDS encoding cbb3-type cytochrome c oxidase N-terminal domain-containing protein, producing the protein MKKYFQSTVYIIFVIVTFLALAKSFMVYKKPFNVYENPLVWIAIIGFVLVVVLKEMVNVIAINKATELQNEKLGIVPEESDAWIKKLLQSWTRTKGIESEEEIILDHNYDGIRELDNTLPPWWVYLFYASIVFAVVYLVRFEVLDGDDQIVEYNKAVAEAKISLKKYKSTATDLITAESVTLLTDAKDLGRGKAIFKLNCASCHIADGGGAIGPNLTDEYWILGGGIKNVFTTISNGGRDGKGMIAWNKTLKAADIAKVGSYVLSLQGTSPANPKAPQGEKWVDEGAEVQPDTELKEGKESTGTEEVGQVLEQAN; encoded by the coding sequence ATGAAAAAATATTTTCAATCTACGGTATATATAATCTTTGTAATTGTTACGTTTTTAGCGCTTGCAAAGTCGTTTATGGTGTACAAAAAACCATTTAATGTTTATGAGAATCCTTTAGTTTGGATTGCAATTATAGGCTTTGTTTTGGTTGTTGTTTTAAAAGAAATGGTAAACGTAATAGCCATTAATAAAGCAACAGAATTACAAAATGAAAAACTAGGAATTGTTCCTGAAGAAAGTGATGCTTGGATTAAAAAGTTACTACAATCTTGGACAAGAACTAAAGGTATTGAAAGTGAAGAAGAGATTATTTTAGATCATAATTATGATGGAATTAGAGAACTAGATAATACTTTACCACCTTGGTGGGTGTATTTGTTCTATGCATCAATTGTCTTTGCTGTAGTATATTTGGTGAGATTTGAGGTTTTAGATGGAGACGACCAAATAGTAGAATATAATAAAGCAGTTGCAGAAGCAAAAATATCGTTAAAAAAATACAAGTCTACAGCAACAGATTTAATTACTGCAGAAAGTGTAACTTTATTAACAGATGCTAAAGACCTTGGAAGAGGTAAAGCAATTTTTAAATTAAACTGTGCATCTTGTCATATAGCAGATGGTGGTGGGGCTATTGGTCCAAATCTAACAGATGAATACTGGATTTTAGGAGGAGGAATAAAAAATGTTTTTACAACTATTTCTAATGGAGGTAGAGATGGTAAAGGGATGATTGCTTGGAATAAAACATTAAAAGCAGCAGATATTGCTAAAGTTGGTAGTTATGTACTTTCTTTACAAGGAACTTCACCAGCAAACCCAAAAGCTCCTCAAGGAGAAAAATGGGTAGATGAAGGGGCAGAAGTACAACCAGATACAGAACTTAAAGAAGGAAAAGAAAGTACAGGAACAGAAGAAGTTGGTCAGGTTTTAGAACAAGCTAATTAG
- the ccoG gene encoding cytochrome c oxidase accessory protein CcoG, with amino-acid sequence METPESEKFRDSIGTIDKSGKRSWVFPKKPSGKFYKYRSYVSYFLLIFLLSAPFIKINGNQFLLFNILERKFNIFGFPFWPQDFHLLVISMIVGVVFIILFTVIFGRIFCGWICPQTIFLEMVFRKIEYWIDGDRGKQIRLDKQPWNAEKIRKRLLKWFIFFVVSFIIANVFLAYLIGGDTLISYITGNPFDNISTLISLTIFTCVFYFIFAWFREQVCIIACPYGRLQGVLLDNKTINVAYDYKRGEREEGRSKFKKNEDREALGKGDCIDCKQCVVVCPTGIDIRNGTQLECVNCTACIDECDHIMDSVGLPKGLIRYESEDNIEKKKPFKLNARIKGYSAVLFILIGILIGMLFLRNDVEATILRLPGQLYQHKENNIISNVYTFKVINKTTKDINDVSYKLLSHKGTIKLVSNHNFAVPKQGLAEGTLFIEINSATLEKDKIKLEIGVYSGDKLIETTITNFLGPRSYK; translated from the coding sequence ATGGAAACTCCAGAAAGCGAAAAATTTAGAGATAGTATTGGTACCATTGATAAATCTGGAAAACGTTCTTGGGTTTTTCCTAAAAAGCCTAGCGGTAAATTCTATAAATATAGATCGTACGTAAGTTATTTTCTGTTAATTTTTCTTTTATCAGCACCCTTTATTAAGATAAATGGGAACCAGTTTTTATTGTTTAATATTTTAGAACGTAAATTTAATATTTTTGGATTTCCGTTTTGGCCACAAGATTTTCACTTATTAGTCATTTCAATGATTGTGGGTGTTGTATTTATCATTCTATTTACAGTAATTTTTGGACGTATTTTCTGTGGATGGATTTGTCCTCAAACCATTTTTTTAGAAATGGTTTTCAGAAAGATAGAATATTGGATTGATGGAGATAGAGGGAAACAAATTCGTTTGGATAAACAACCTTGGAATGCAGAAAAGATTAGAAAAAGACTTTTAAAATGGTTTATTTTCTTTGTGGTTTCTTTTATAATAGCCAATGTGTTCTTAGCGTATTTAATTGGTGGAGATACACTTATCAGTTACATTACGGGGAACCCTTTTGATAATATTAGTACACTTATTTCATTAACAATTTTTACTTGTGTTTTCTATTTTATTTTTGCTTGGTTTAGAGAACAAGTATGTATTATAGCCTGTCCTTATGGTAGGTTACAAGGTGTTTTGTTAGATAACAAAACGATAAATGTTGCGTACGATTATAAGAGAGGAGAAAGAGAAGAGGGAAGATCTAAATTTAAGAAAAATGAGGATAGAGAAGCTTTAGGTAAAGGAGATTGTATAGATTGTAAACAATGTGTAGTTGTTTGTCCAACAGGTATAGATATTAGAAACGGTACACAATTAGAGTGTGTAAATTGTACTGCCTGTATTGATGAATGCGATCATATAATGGATAGTGTTGGCTTGCCAAAAGGATTAATTAGATATGAAAGTGAAGATAACATCGAAAAAAAGAAGCCTTTTAAATTAAACGCTAGAATTAAAGGATATTCTGCTGTCTTATTTATTTTAATAGGTATTTTAATAGGAATGTTATTTTTAAGAAATGATGTTGAAGCTACAATTTTAAGGTTGCCTGGACAGTTGTATCAACATAAAGAAAATAATATTATTAGTAATGTTTATACCTTTAAAGTAATTAATAAAACAACAAAAGATATAAATGATGTAAGTTATAAATTACTTTCTCATAAAGGGACCATAAAATTAGTTTCTAATCATAATTTTGCGGTGCCAAAACAAGGTTTAGCAGAAGGTACTTTATTTATAGAAATAAATTCAGCGACCTTAGAAAAAGATAAAATTAAATTAGAAATTGGTGTTTATAGTGGTGATAAATTAATTGAAACTACCATAACAAATTTTTTAGGACCAAGAAGTTATAAGTAG
- a CDS encoding FixH family protein — MKFNWGTGIVIAIVAFMSFILYMVITMSTDKTYSYDLVTEKYYQEELGFQDEINAEKNALELKDKITIQRSEEGLKITFPEEFSPEKIKGKVFLYRPSNKQLDFEIPISISNTYLLVPEKRLLDGRWNINLSFKYNNKEYLIKKEIQY, encoded by the coding sequence ATGAAATTTAATTGGGGAACAGGTATTGTTATTGCAATTGTAGCTTTTATGAGTTTTATTTTATACATGGTTATTACTATGAGTACCGATAAGACATATAGTTATGATTTGGTTACAGAAAAATACTATCAAGAAGAATTAGGTTTTCAAGATGAAATTAATGCAGAAAAAAATGCATTAGAATTAAAAGACAAAATAACTATTCAAAGATCAGAAGAAGGTTTAAAAATAACATTTCCAGAAGAATTTTCTCCAGAAAAAATTAAAGGTAAAGTGTTCCTATATAGACCGTCTAATAAACAATTAGATTTTGAAATACCTATTTCAATCTCTAATACATATTTGCTCGTGCCTGAGAAACGTTTATTAGATGGTCGTTGGAACATTAATTTATCTTTCAAATATAACAATAAAGAATACTTAATTAAAAAAGAAATACAATATTAA
- a CDS encoding sulfite exporter TauE/SafE family protein, whose amino-acid sequence MFLSAIIFGLLGSFHCVGMCGPIAFMLPIDRQNTTKGFFQILSYHFGRLFSYSLIGLLFGFLGKGFYFFGFQQQLSIIVGVSMILMVLFPKFFSKVNFSKGINKVIFKVKNALGKELKKKRNDTFFTIGFLNGFLPCGLVYMAVFGALATTNAFFGSLYMFLFGLGTIPLMTSVVYLGNFTKGNFRKKIQKLIPIVVVFIGVLFVLRGLGLGIPYVSPAPLVDVVSANSSCH is encoded by the coding sequence ATGTTTTTATCGGCAATAATATTTGGGTTATTAGGTAGTTTTCACTGTGTAGGTATGTGTGGACCCATAGCTTTTATGTTGCCCATTGATAGACAAAACACTACCAAAGGTTTTTTTCAAATACTAAGTTATCATTTTGGACGATTATTTAGCTACAGTCTTATAGGATTGTTATTCGGTTTTCTTGGTAAAGGATTTTATTTCTTCGGATTTCAACAACAGTTATCTATAATCGTTGGTGTTAGTATGATTTTGATGGTTCTCTTTCCTAAATTTTTTTCAAAAGTAAACTTTTCTAAAGGTATTAATAAAGTCATTTTTAAAGTGAAGAATGCTTTAGGTAAAGAATTGAAGAAGAAGAGAAATGACACCTTTTTTACCATAGGCTTTTTAAATGGATTTTTACCTTGTGGCTTGGTATATATGGCTGTTTTTGGAGCTTTAGCAACAACAAATGCTTTTTTCGGTAGTTTATATATGTTTTTATTTGGTCTAGGTACAATTCCTTTAATGACTTCAGTTGTATACTTAGGAAATTTTACAAAAGGGAATTTTAGAAAAAAAATACAAAAATTAATACCCATTGTGGTTGTTTTTATAGGAGTCTTATTTGTATTACGAGGTTTAGGTTTAGGTATTCCTTATGTATCTCCAGCTCCTTTAGTAGATGTTGTCTCTGCAAATAGTTCTTGTCACTAG
- a CDS encoding type IX secretion system membrane protein PorP/SprF produces the protein MILKYLKFCSLFALFFSFKNIAQETLPIYQDYLSDNVYLVHPSAAGIGNSSKLRFTARQQWSGIADAPALQTISFHSRFGEETNAAYGFVLFNDKNGYHSQKGVQATYAYHLPLNDNGHYFEQLSFGLSFSFIQNQSDQRSFGNDDVAAIIESTSYYNSDFSAAYHRGGFSSYFTVKNLFLTAKNNLNVLEPLNLRNYVFSVGYYYDKNYYFQLEPSFMLQLKEGTGQKISDFNLKGYKTLNNYQLWLALSYRVTFGADVAGNSQFISPIFGLNYKNVMFSYTYTNQIGDVVLTKSGFHQITLGINLWTRNKTWRSTPNINNSFIGF, from the coding sequence ATGATATTAAAATATCTAAAATTTTGTTCTCTATTTGCTTTATTTTTTTCTTTTAAGAATATTGCCCAAGAAACATTGCCAATTTATCAAGATTATTTATCTGATAATGTGTATTTGGTGCATCCATCTGCAGCAGGTATTGGTAATTCTAGTAAATTACGTTTTACAGCAAGACAACAATGGTCTGGTATAGCAGATGCACCTGCTTTACAAACTATAAGTTTTCATTCAAGGTTTGGAGAAGAGACAAATGCAGCCTATGGTTTTGTTTTATTTAACGATAAAAATGGGTATCATTCTCAAAAAGGGGTTCAGGCTACTTATGCTTATCACTTACCTTTAAATGATAATGGTCATTATTTTGAACAACTCTCGTTTGGATTGTCTTTTTCTTTTATTCAAAATCAATCGGATCAAAGATCATTTGGTAATGATGATGTAGCTGCAATTATTGAAAGCACTAGTTATTATAATTCAGACTTTAGTGCTGCTTATCATAGAGGTGGATTCTCTTCGTATTTTACTGTGAAGAATTTATTTTTAACAGCTAAAAATAATTTGAATGTTCTTGAGCCTTTAAATTTAAGGAATTATGTTTTTTCTGTTGGATATTATTATGATAAAAATTATTATTTTCAATTAGAACCTTCTTTTATGCTACAACTAAAGGAAGGCACAGGCCAAAAAATATCAGATTTTAATTTAAAAGGATATAAAACACTTAATAATTATCAATTATGGTTAGCATTGTCTTATAGAGTAACTTTTGGAGCCGATGTTGCTGGGAATTCGCAATTTATATCTCCTATATTTGGTTTAAATTATAAAAATGTCATGTTTTCTTATACCTATACAAATCAAATAGGTGATGTAGTTTTAACAAAATCTGGTTTTCATCAAATTACTTTAGGTATTAATTTGTGGACTCGAAATAAAACTTGGCGTAGTACTCCAAATATTAATAATTCGTTTATTGGTTTCTAA
- the murI gene encoding glutamate racemase, protein MVKENKFPIGIFDSGVGGTSIWKEVNALLPKENTIYLSDSKNAPYGEKSKQDIIDLSIKNTKFLIQQNCKIIIVACNTATTNAIKVLREKYSIPFIGIEPAIKTAALQTKTNTIGILATKGTLNSELFEKTAHSINQKITRKEIIGTGLVDLIEGGKLHSKEMTALLTSYVHPLIKQNVDCLVLGCTHYPYLIPQIRKLVGTKIQIIDSGEAVARQTKNILEKHQLINSSTKESVHQFFINKDKEVLKMLVSNKAKRIKITEKDF, encoded by the coding sequence ATGGTAAAAGAAAACAAATTTCCTATTGGTATATTCGACTCTGGTGTGGGGGGCACATCGATTTGGAAAGAAGTTAACGCACTTTTACCCAAAGAGAATACTATTTACTTATCGGATAGTAAAAATGCTCCGTACGGAGAAAAAAGCAAGCAAGATATTATAGACCTATCTATTAAAAATACAAAATTTTTAATTCAACAAAACTGTAAAATAATTATTGTTGCATGCAATACAGCAACCACAAACGCCATTAAAGTTTTAAGAGAAAAATATAGCATTCCTTTTATAGGAATAGAACCGGCAATTAAAACCGCTGCTTTACAAACTAAAACAAATACAATTGGTATACTTGCCACCAAAGGAACTTTAAACAGTGAGTTATTTGAGAAAACAGCTCATTCTATCAATCAAAAAATTACACGTAAAGAGATTATAGGAACAGGCTTAGTAGACCTTATAGAAGGTGGTAAATTGCACTCTAAAGAAATGACTGCATTATTAACCTCTTATGTGCATCCTTTAATAAAGCAGAATGTAGACTGCTTGGTTTTAGGTTGTACACATTATCCTTATTTAATTCCTCAAATAAGAAAGCTTGTAGGTACCAAAATTCAAATTATAGATTCTGGTGAGGCTGTTGCCAGACAAACCAAAAATATTTTAGAAAAACATCAATTAATTAATAGCAGTACTAAAGAAAGCGTGCATCAATTTTTTATAAACAAAGATAAAGAAGTCTTAAAAATGTTGGTTTCAAACAAAGCCAAAAGAATAAAAATTACTGAAAAGGATTTTTAG
- a CDS encoding OmpH family outer membrane protein, with product MKNLKSLLLIAVFTLGLAGVANAQKIGHIDFEKLVAEMPQTKTLKLDMEKLGKTYQDEITGMEKKIEATRQKYVAESKGQTNETNDKRAQELQAEAAKIEQARRFAYQDMQKKQNEGLQPIIQKAQTAIDAVAASKGVLYVLDASVGKGLLVKKGEDLYGAVKTKLGF from the coding sequence ATGAAAAATTTAAAATCGTTACTATTAATCGCTGTATTTACTTTAGGACTAGCAGGTGTTGCAAATGCACAAAAAATAGGTCATATAGACTTTGAAAAATTAGTAGCAGAAATGCCTCAAACAAAAACCCTAAAATTAGACATGGAAAAGCTTGGTAAAACTTACCAAGATGAGATTACAGGAATGGAAAAGAAAATTGAAGCAACAAGACAAAAATATGTTGCCGAGTCTAAAGGTCAAACGAATGAAACGAATGACAAAAGAGCTCAAGAGCTTCAAGCTGAAGCTGCAAAAATTGAACAAGCAAGAAGATTTGCTTACCAAGACATGCAGAAAAAACAAAACGAAGGTTTACAACCAATTATACAAAAAGCACAAACAGCTATTGATGCTGTAGCAGCTTCTAAAGGTGTATTATATGTCTTAGATGCTTCTGTAGGAAAAGGTTTATTAGTTAAGAAAGGTGAAGATTTATACGGAGCTGTAAAAACTAAATTAGGTTTTTAA
- a CDS encoding OmpH family outer membrane protein: MKKIFLLVFLTLSVSVSWSQRNQLIAYIDMEYILENVPEYLEAQNTLDGKVAKWRKKLDEQARHIEILKTDLANEKAILTKDLIEEKEEEISLKQIELRRLESLYFGPNGDMFSVRKQLVKPIQDQVYNAIQSISKRKKYDFVFDKSTDLVMLYSNKKYDISDLVLATIDRSRLIGEKYKKRQEKMLTPKKELTDRQKELISKKEDAQAKKIADVEAKKKLIAEKREKLLQQREEKRELLRAKKEALRKKKEAQKEEQE; encoded by the coding sequence ATGAAAAAAATATTTTTATTAGTCTTTCTTACACTTAGTGTTAGTGTATCTTGGTCTCAGAGAAATCAATTAATTGCTTATATAGATATGGAGTATATTCTAGAAAATGTTCCAGAATATCTAGAAGCACAAAATACACTTGATGGCAAAGTTGCTAAATGGAGAAAAAAATTAGATGAACAAGCTAGACATATAGAAATCTTAAAAACAGATTTAGCAAATGAAAAAGCAATTCTTACAAAAGATTTAATTGAAGAAAAAGAAGAAGAAATTAGTTTAAAACAAATAGAATTAAGACGTCTAGAATCTTTATACTTTGGGCCAAATGGAGATATGTTTTCTGTAAGAAAACAATTGGTTAAGCCAATTCAAGATCAAGTTTACAATGCAATTCAAAGTATTTCTAAAAGAAAAAAATATGACTTTGTTTTTGATAAATCTACTGATTTAGTCATGCTATATTCAAATAAAAAATACGATATTAGCGACCTTGTTTTAGCCACAATAGACCGTAGTAGATTAATCGGTGAAAAATATAAAAAAAGACAAGAAAAAATGCTTACTCCTAAAAAGGAGTTAACAGATAGACAAAAAGAATTAATTAGCAAAAAAGAAGACGCACAAGCAAAGAAAATTGCTGATGTTGAAGCAAAAAAGAAGCTAATAGCAGAAAAAAGAGAAAAACTCTTACAACAACGAGAAGAAAAAAGAGAATTGTTAAGAGCTAAAAAAGAAGCTTTAAGAAAGAAAAAAGAAGCTCAAAAAGAAGAACAAGAATAA
- the bamA gene encoding outer membrane protein assembly factor BamA, which yields MKLFSATIMLTALFFTFSAKAQNEKDSLSIVKKDTTATKDLSFEKGKEYILGGMSVTGLKKFSEETVRVFTGLRNGQPLKLPGDKLTSAIKKLYESKQFSNVDVYLAKLDGNTIYLQFDVLELPQLNNVTITGIKKGKAKDLKKDAELKKGAMVTDNLIVTSKNYFTKKYTDKGYLKTKVNLDVKKDTSDINIVNMAIFIDKGKKIKIKDIIFKGNKALSSKKLRKAMKNTKEKIIGRFWKGSKYIEEDFQEDLESILDKYSRLGYRDARILSDKISWNDDNTININLDLEEGRQYRFAEILFVGNKEYTAEQLQQYLKIEKGDVYNGAVLEERVKGDGSPTSQDISTLYQDSGFLFSSVNAVETKVKNDSITVEIRIREDEKARIRKVTVSGNEKTNDHVLFRELRVKPGDLFSRSAIIRSIREIGQLGFFDSNVTPDVIPDYQNKTADIDFTVVEKGGSQIELQGGYGGGSFIGTLGLSFNNFSIRNIFNKEAYKPLPMGDGQTLSLRLQTSRTYNTYSFSFTEPWLGGKKPKSLSFSVYSSNQYQLDYTTYDVDKSKSLGIIGASVGLGQRLKWPDDYFQLSQSISYQALKSNDYNFGLAGLNLNNGTLNNLSYNISLTRNSAGPSLIFPTYGSEFTIGAKATFPYSLVNNKDYNDSNLDAIDKYKWLEYYKLNFKGKWYTSFTDKLVLMTNAEGGYLGSYNKDLGATPVERYFVGGDGIAAYQLDGRETVGLRGYENSGLSSNYGGTIYNKFQLELRYSITDAPSASIYTLGFLEAGNSYDTFKEFNPFDLKRSAGVGVRIFMPAFGLLGIDFAHGFDPLPGETEKSGWQTHFIIGKQF from the coding sequence ATGAAATTATTTTCTGCTACAATAATGCTAACGGCATTATTTTTTACTTTTAGTGCCAAAGCACAAAATGAAAAAGATAGTTTATCAATTGTAAAAAAAGATACTACTGCTACAAAAGATCTTTCCTTTGAAAAAGGGAAAGAATATATCTTAGGAGGCATGAGTGTTACAGGATTAAAAAAGTTTAGCGAAGAAACCGTAAGGGTTTTTACAGGCTTAAGAAATGGTCAACCCCTAAAACTTCCGGGAGACAAACTTACAAGTGCTATTAAAAAGTTGTACGAAAGTAAGCAATTTAGTAACGTAGACGTATACCTAGCCAAACTAGATGGAAATACCATATACCTTCAGTTTGATGTATTAGAATTACCTCAATTAAACAATGTAACCATTACAGGTATTAAAAAAGGAAAAGCCAAAGACCTTAAAAAAGATGCAGAGCTTAAAAAAGGTGCTATGGTAACAGATAACCTTATTGTTACCTCTAAAAATTACTTTACCAAAAAATATACAGATAAAGGATATCTTAAAACCAAAGTTAATTTAGATGTTAAAAAAGACACTAGTGATATTAACATTGTTAATATGGCAATTTTTATTGATAAAGGAAAAAAAATAAAAATTAAGGACATTATATTTAAAGGTAATAAAGCGCTTTCAAGTAAAAAACTTAGAAAAGCGATGAAAAATACCAAAGAAAAAATAATTGGTCGTTTTTGGAAAGGCTCTAAATACATCGAAGAAGATTTTCAAGAAGACTTAGAAAGTATTTTAGATAAATACAGCCGATTAGGCTATAGAGATGCACGTATTCTTAGTGATAAAATTAGTTGGAATGATGATAACACCATTAATATTAATTTAGATTTAGAAGAAGGTAGACAATACCGATTTGCAGAAATATTATTTGTAGGTAATAAAGAATATACGGCAGAACAACTTCAACAATATTTAAAAATTGAAAAAGGAGATGTTTATAACGGCGCTGTTTTAGAAGAACGTGTTAAAGGTGACGGTAGCCCAACATCTCAAGATATCTCTACTTTATACCAAGATAGTGGTTTTTTATTCTCTTCTGTGAATGCCGTAGAAACAAAAGTAAAAAATGATTCTATTACAGTAGAAATTAGAATTAGAGAAGATGAAAAAGCGCGAATCAGAAAAGTAACAGTTTCTGGTAATGAAAAAACAAATGACCACGTATTATTTAGAGAACTTAGAGTAAAACCAGGTGATTTATTTAGTAGAAGTGCCATTATTAGATCTATTAGAGAAATTGGTCAATTAGGGTTCTTTGACTCTAATGTTACTCCTGATGTAATACCAGATTATCAAAATAAAACAGCTGACATAGACTTTACGGTTGTAGAAAAAGGTGGAAGCCAAATAGAACTACAAGGTGGTTATGGTGGAGGTTCTTTTATAGGTACTTTAGGTTTATCTTTTAATAACTTTTCTATCAGAAATATTTTTAATAAGGAAGCTTACAAACCATTACCAATGGGAGATGGTCAAACATTATCTTTAAGACTACAAACCAGTAGAACATATAATACGTATAGTTTTTCTTTTACAGAACCATGGTTAGGTGGTAAAAAACCAAAATCATTATCATTTTCTGTATACTCATCTAATCAATATCAATTAGATTATACTACTTATGATGTAGACAAAAGCAAAAGTTTAGGTATAATTGGTGCTTCTGTAGGATTAGGACAACGATTAAAATGGCCGGATGATTATTTTCAATTATCTCAATCTATTAGTTATCAAGCATTAAAATCTAATGATTATAATTTTGGTTTGGCAGGTTTAAACTTAAACAACGGTACTCTTAATAATCTTTCTTATAATATTTCTTTAACAAGAAATTCTGCAGGACCAAGTTTAATATTTCCTACTTACGGATCTGAGTTTACAATTGGAGCAAAAGCCACATTTCCATATTCTTTAGTGAATAATAAAGACTATAATGATAGTAACTTAGATGCTATAGATAAATACAAGTGGTTAGAATACTATAAATTAAATTTTAAAGGAAAATGGTACACTTCTTTTACAGATAAATTGGTTTTAATGACCAATGCAGAAGGAGGATATTTAGGCTCTTACAACAAAGATCTAGGAGCAACACCAGTAGAACGTTATTTTGTGGGTGGAGATGGTATTGCAGCTTACCAATTAGACGGTAGAGAAACAGTTGGTTTAAGAGGTTATGAAAATAGCGGACTTTCTTCTAATTATGGTGGTACAATTTATAATAAATTTCAGTTAGAACTGCGCTACTCTATTACAGACGCTCCATCGGCATCTATTTATACTTTAGGATTCTTAGAAGCAGGTAATTCTTATGATACTTTTAAAGAATTTAATCCGTTTGACTTAAAACGTTCAGCAGGAGTTGGTGTAAGAATTTTTATGCCAGCATTTGGTTTATTAGGAATTGATTTTGCACATGGATTTGATCCATTGCCTGGGGAAACTGAAAAATCTGGTTGGCAAACACACTTTATAATTGGAAAACAATTCTAA
- a CDS encoding isoprenyl transferase, with protein MDKKLLIDLQRTPKHVAIIMDGNGRWAKGKGMNRIFGHRNALTAVRESVSAASNINVKAITLYAFSTENWNRPKLEVDALMSLLINSLKKELPGFMKNGVKVNAIGLITSLPQKAQKVLADVISKTKDNTDIVLTFALSYGSREEIVNTIKNISKKVVNNELNIEEIDENTINNHLYTFNLPDVDLMIRTSGEQRISNFLLWQMAYAELYFTDILWPDFREEHFYDAIIDYQNRERRFGKTSEQITE; from the coding sequence ATGGACAAAAAACTACTTATTGACTTACAAAGAACACCAAAACATGTTGCCATAATAATGGATGGTAATGGGCGTTGGGCAAAAGGTAAAGGGATGAATAGAATTTTTGGACACAGAAACGCCTTAACAGCGGTTAGAGAATCTGTTAGTGCGGCATCTAACATCAATGTAAAAGCAATTACTCTTTATGCTTTTTCTACAGAAAACTGGAACCGTCCTAAATTAGAAGTAGACGCTTTAATGAGTTTACTAATCAATTCTTTAAAAAAAGAATTACCCGGTTTTATGAAAAATGGAGTTAAAGTAAACGCCATTGGTCTAATTACTAGTCTACCCCAAAAAGCTCAAAAAGTACTAGCTGATGTAATTTCTAAAACAAAAGACAATACAGATATTGTATTAACTTTTGCACTAAGCTATGGTTCTAGAGAAGAAATTGTTAATACTATTAAAAACATATCCAAAAAAGTTGTTAATAATGAGCTCAATATCGAAGAAATTGATGAAAATACTATAAATAACCATTTATATACGTTTAATTTGCCCGACGTTGACCTAATGATAAGAACTAGTGGAGAACAACGCATTAGTAATTTCTTATTATGGCAGATGGCATACGCCGAATTATATTTTACAGATATACTTTGGCCAGACTTTAGAGAAGAGCATTTTTACGATGCAATCATAGATTATCAGAATAGAGAACGAAGATTTGGAAAAACAAGCGAACAAATTACAGAATAA
- a CDS encoding DUF6089 family protein, with amino-acid sequence MKKRILFFVFVGFTSIFFGQLHEVGLTIGGTNYVGDIGKNYYFYPNKLAASVFYKYNWNPRIALRASYSLLPISGNDADADTGFRRDRLDPTGKTYKFSNTINELAAGIEYNFYEYDLSSDDKTWTPYLLLELAVFNYTNVKTYLPTGKVDKLGKKTSLAIPFGFGYKSKLFGTLAFAIEAKFRYTFEDDLDYLSTDTPNVNLEGTGNDWYMFTGVSLIYTFGRPACYTNGL; translated from the coding sequence ATGAAAAAAAGAATATTATTTTTCGTATTTGTAGGTTTTACCTCAATTTTCTTTGGCCAACTTCATGAAGTAGGCCTTACTATTGGCGGCACAAACTATGTTGGTGATATTGGTAAAAACTACTATTTCTACCCAAACAAACTAGCCGCAAGTGTTTTTTATAAATACAATTGGAACCCTAGAATTGCACTAAGAGCAAGCTATAGTCTTTTACCTATTTCTGGTAATGATGCAGATGCAGACACTGGTTTTAGAAGAGACAGATTAGACCCAACTGGAAAAACATACAAGTTTTCTAACACAATAAATGAATTAGCGGCAGGAATAGAATATAATTTTTACGAGTATGATTTATCTTCAGATGATAAAACATGGACACCTTACCTACTATTAGAATTGGCTGTATTTAATTATACAAACGTTAAGACATACTTACCAACAGGAAAAGTAGACAAATTAGGTAAGAAGACCTCTTTGGCTATTCCTTTCGGTTTTGGTTATAAGTCTAAATTATTTGGTACTTTAGCGTTTGCAATTGAAGCAAAATTTAGATATACTTTTGAAGACGATTTAGACTACCTTTCTACAGATACACCAAATGTAAATTTAGAAGGCACCGGAAATGATTGGTATATGTTTACAGGAGTTTCTTTAATCTACACCTTTGGTAGACCAGCTTGTTACACAAACGGATTATAA